The genomic DNA GAAAGGTGAAGCAGAGCTAGCAGACATGCTGCAGAAAAGTTTAAAGAGAAAGAGGTACTTAATTGTCTTGGATGATATATGGAGTTGTGAAGTGTGGGATGGCATGAGACGATGCTTTCCGACTGAAGACAATGCAGGGAATCGAATACTGTTGACTACCCGTAATGATGAAGTAGCTTGTTATGCTGGTGTAAAGAATCTTTCTTTGCGGATGAGCTTCATGGATCAAGATGAGAGTTGGAGTCTTTTCAAAACTGCAGCATTTTCAAATGAAGCATTACCATATGAGTTCGAGACTGTTGGAAAGCAAATCGCAGATGAATGTCACGGGTTACCACTAACTATTGTCGTGGTTGCTGGACTTCTCAAATCTAAAAGGGCAATAGATGATTGGAGAAGTGTTGCTAAAGATGTCAAGTCATTCGTCACAAATGATCCTGATGAACGATGTTCACATGTGCTTGGGTTGAGTTACGATCACTTGACAAGCGATCTAAAAACATGTCTTCTGCATTTCGGTATTTTTCCAGAGGACAGTGAGATTCCAGTGAAGAATTTGATGAGATCATGGATGGCTGAGGGGTTCCTGAAGTTGGAAAATGATTTGGAAGGAGAGGCTGAGAAGTGTTTGCAAGAGCTTGTCGATAGATGTCTAGTCCTCGTCTGCAAGAAAAGTCTTGATGGAACCAAAATTAGATCATGTAAGGTTCATGATCTAATATATGACCTGTGCGTGAGAGAAATTCAAAGGGAGAACATTTTTATCATGAACAACATTGTGCTTGATTACTCAGATTCAGAATGTCGATTTGCCAGTATGCAAAAAATTCAACCCTTTAAACGCGTGACTGATGGTAAAATTGTTTATTGTCCCTATGGTGTTTGTAGGGCTATTCTTACCCCTGTACATCGTCAGTTGAGAGATTATGACAACAACGATCTTTTGAGACGAACCCATTCTATTATCTCTTTTCATCGTAAGGATTCATTTTTTTCTCCTGTTCTCAAATTAGATCTTATTCATTTCAAATTACTCAAAGTCTTGGAATTGAAACAGGAGAGATTGATAATTTCCCTATACAGATACTAAGCCTCATCTGGCTGAGGTACCTATCATTGTGCTGCCGTGAGAATTTAGACATACCTCCAGAAATTTGCAGATTATGGAATCTGCAGACATTAATTGTTAAAGGGAATCTCCGATCATATGTAGGCATTAAATGTCCAGTGCAAATTTGGGGACTAATGCAATTAAGGCATCTCAAACTGCCCAGATTTTATTTGCCAGATTGCCCAAGTGGATCTGTTGACAAAAGAAGACACTTGGATTTTTCAAACTTACAAACTATTTCTTACTTGTCTTCGGGTTGTTGCACAAACGAGGTTATTTTGGGGATTCAAAATGTTAAAAAATTAGGAATTAGACAAGATGTGACTGACTATGGATGTTATCGGGACTCTGGCCCTCTTAACAATCTTATCCATCTGCATCAACTTGAAACATTGAGTTTTACATGCTGTTATAGTGAAACTTTTCCAGCAACACTCAAGAAGATGAAGTTGGAAAGAACTTATATAAGTTGGTTGTACTTGGACATCATAGCAAAATTGCCTAACCTTGAGGTGCTGAAGCTGATGGGTGGTGCTTGTCGTGGCAAAGAATGGTATCCAAATGTTAGGGGATTTACTCAATTGAAGCTTTTGTTAATTGAATATAGTTTTCTCAAATATTGGAAAGCCACAAATGACAACTTTCCTGCCCTTGAGCGCCTTGTGCTTAAAGAATGCAGTTATTTGGAAGAGATACCCATTGAGTTTGCAGAAATCCCCACACTACAACTGATTGAGTTAACAAGGTGTCTTTCCGAACTTGGGAAATCTGCTGCAAGaattcaacaagaacaagaagaccTCGGAAACAACCCGTGGATGTTCGTATCTCCCGTCCATGTAAGTATATAGTATTTATAAGGGTCACACTTTGTTTCTCATTTTCACAAGTCAAGTCGTACACAAAAGTTATTTAGCTTTGCCCCATATTCTTATATTTGAGGGTAGTTCAAAATGGCCACTTAAATATGTTTTTGAGCAGTTTGGTTACTTTAGTTAAACTTTTGAATAATCATCTTTTTGATATATTATCAAGGTAAGTGAGATAAGGAATGAATCGATTATAGAATCTGTAAAATTATACATCAATATTTGCAACTCATTTCTTGAATTAGTAAATAATTGTTAGTTGAGATGTAATATAAGAATTTTAGCTCTCACATGGAAGTTGAGTTGAAAGATGTGAGTTTGGTTGAATACGCTCTAAATCTGCATCTGAATAATGTGACTTGTCGAACTTCTACTGACCCTTTTTGTTTCTTCTCAGTGGGGTTCTGATTCAGAAGAATATTAGCAAAGGAGTTCTAGGGCAGATGGATTGAACTCTTGGGATTTCATTTCGGTTCCTTTGTGGAAAATTACCACTAAATTATCTGTTTCAAAAAATATGTGGCTTCCAAGGAGATGTGATATCTTTTgtattgtaacatatttttgagTCAATAGAATGTTAAGAACATAAGTAGgttatgatataatatatatatacaggtTTCGATGTATATTCTTATGTAACTAATGATGCCTgtaatatgttatacattaatTTTCTGTAATGCATAAAACCTTGCCACGGCCTTTAGGTGATGGTCTATGAGACTTACAAGAATTGTTGTACTAATTCTCTTCTTCCCTTCTCTTTTTATGTAACTTCACAAATTTAACTCCAGGTACTAGCAGATTGACCACGTGGTTGATTGTGATCGAGTTTGATGATTATTTTATACGATGAGACAACCCGTTAGTTTTGTGGTGTCCAGGAGTCTTTATGTTATTGTTCTGGTATGGTTGATTATGCTCTTATGACTCTGGCGATGTACTTGATTATGGTTTcagttattgatttggttattactttgcattattttttgagttaataTAGTTTGAAACTGGTATTATATGTAGTAACACCGCTGAGGTCTTGAAACTTGCAGTTTTCTGGTAAAAACTGCACAAGGAACATTAGAGTCGATGGAATTGGTCGTGACATCCAATTCACCAGTGCAATCTCCAATTAGTGAACACAGTGAAGAACTTCTCGCTCTTCATGAAAAAGTTTGAGAAAAGCAATGTTTCTACGGAAATGACAGATTTTGGATCACAGATAAAAGATGTTGCAAATGTTGTTGAACATACAATTCAACTAAGAGTAACAGAAGTAATGAATGGTAAATGATGATATCCTGAGGGTAAAAGCACATGAGAGGCTTTCTGATAGCCTACAAGCAGCAGAGGCTATTGATCGTTTCCAGAAGGAGTCACCAAAGATTTGTGTTAAAGGGAAACAAGCATCAAGCAAATctttggttcaagattcaagttcAACAGAAGATATTCCAAAAATTAAGAACGTTATTTGGAATTGACAAGAGGCTTCTCTGGTAAACTCAAGGTCATCCCAATCATCGGTATGAAAGCATTGGCAAGTCAACTTTAGAGTGACCAATCATCAGTATGGAAGGCATTGGCAAGTCAACTTTAGCGAAAGAAGTTTACAATGACGTATCCATTCTACATCACTTTGATGTCCGTGCTGGGGCTACCGTATCTCAACAACATGATGTAAAGGAAATCTTGCCAACATTACAGATTTGTATCTTCAATTAGCTAAAACTTCAACCTACAAAATCCTCCTTCAACTGGATGCCATTCCAGGACACGACAAGCATTTGGTTTCAGCCTCAGCACCTCGAGGTTAGGACATTGGCCTATGATATTCAAGTCCTCCCATGCTAGACGAGTTCCAACCAGCTTTAACTTCTTGAGCTCTGTCGGAAAATGTGTTGCATTAGGTACACAAACTGTCGATTTATGGGATCTTAAACTCCAGTGACTCATGTGATAACGATCAACTTTAATACTCAATGTTTCTTCTAGCTGATGCAGATCAACAATTTCACTGAAGTCCATAACTTCTTCATTCATGTTATAAGCATAGACGTGCCCCCGAATACATAATTTCTTAATGTTTTGAATCCTGGAAAGGACTTTCTTAGTGCAACAATAAGGAAGCAAGCCCGAAACAAACTGTACGTTTGACCAAATCAAGTTCCTCTCTCCGTCAATGGATGAACTTGGAGGATCCGGCAAATGAAAGCTTCGGAGTTTCAGGTGCCTCAATTGCTTTATTTCCCAAGTTAGTTCTGGAAACTTTATAAATGAATGAACTGACCCTTGAACAATGAAAGTTTGTAGATTCAATAATTTGAGAATTCCTCGAGGTATGCCAAAAGATATGTGAGTCGAAAAGGATAGGTACCTCAACAAAAAGAGAGAAAGTATCTGCATCGGAAAATCTGAGAAGTACATCGAGCTCAAGTTGAAGACTCTGATTAAATTCAAATGACCAAGCTTGAAATTGGAATTAGTACGGAGAGAAGGTGCAACAAACACGAAAAGTGAACGAATTCTTCTCAACGGACTATTATCATCATTGGTATGGGTAAGAGACGTTACAAAATTCTCATCCGGAAGAGCATCATGATCTCTCAACTAACGATGCACAGGGGTAAGAAGAGCCCTATAAAGACCATAGGGATAATATTTCAAAAAGAtgattgttcaattttttttttcatctttttgacaatattatatgtattttttttacaaataattaGTTTCTATAAAACCGAAGAATGTAATACATTTACATTTATGAAAAACAAAGGGTGATGAACTAGCATCAGCAGTCTATAACCAATTAAGATCGTAATTATCATCATGTTTTGCAGCATCAGCATCAGAATCATCATCTTCTGCTACATCAACATctgaatcttcttcttcttcatcatcatcatcattatgatGTGATCGTACAACTGTATGATGTGACGTGAAAACGAGAAACTGTGTGTAACcttgatatatatatacttatcttgataaaatttatacaaaatatttcacttcttgatatttcaattatttcataaaagagtTGAATCCAattaaacctcattttttactagaatTTATACAATCAATACCTTAAAATTCCTGTGCAAATGACAACAAAGAGAACAAACATCtactcttcatttttttcattttatttttattgtaatttaatgGAAGCGTTGGACATTAGCCAAACAATCCATTTGCCACATTTAACAAGCTTAAACTAAAGTAACAGAACTgcacaaaaatatatttaagggcCATTTTGAGCTGCCCTCAAATATAAGGGATATTCTTGttaatttctcttatattttaAGTACGATTTTAACCAAATTTTGTCAAGGTTATTTTCGTGAAAGAATATGGGGCAAAGCTAAATAACTTTTGTGTACGACTTGACTTGTGGAAATGAGGAACAGAGTGTGACCCtgataaatattatatatttacatGTATCGGAGATACGAACGTCCACGGGATTGTTTCCGAggtcttgttgttcttgttgaattCGAGCAGCAGATTCCCCAAGTTTGGGAAGACACCTTGTTAACTCTATCAGTTGTAGTGTATGGATTTCTGCAAACTCAATGGGTATTTCTTTCAAATGAAAGCAATGGATAAGCAGGAGGCGCTCAAGGGCAGGAAAATTGTCCTCTTGTCCTCTGTTGCTTTCCAGTACTCAAGATAACTACCTTCAATTATCAAAAGCTTCAATTGAGTAAATCCCTTAACATTTGGATGCCATTCTTCGTCATCACAAGCATCATCGATCATCTTCAGCACCTCAAGGTTAGGCAACTCATCTATGATGTCCAAGTACGACCAGCTTAGAAAAGTTCTTTCCAATTTCAGCTTCTTGAGCGTTGCTGGAAAAGCTTTTGCACTTCTTGGCAAAAGTCGACTAAAACAACTCAATTTTTCAAGTTGCTGCAGATGGACAAGATTGTTTAGAAGCCCATTACCGTCAATATCATTTCCATGGATTACTAATTTTTTGACATTCTGAATCCCATAATAACCTCCTTCGTGCAACAACATGGAGACAAGTAGGAAATAGTTTGTAAGTTTGAAAAACCCATGTGACTCCCTTTGGCAAGTAAATTCTGGGAATGTTAAGATGCCTTAATTGCATTAGTCCCCAAATTTCCTCAGGAAAAGTTATTAAATCTAATCTACTAGGACCTTGAACAATGAATGTCTGCAGATTCCATAATCTACAAATTTCTGGAGGTATGTACAAATCCCCATTGCAGGGAATGATAGGTACCTCAACCAGAGGAGGCTTAGTATCTGTAGAGGGAAATTATCAATCCCTATGTGTCTCAACTCCAAGACATTGAGTAATTTGAAATGAATAAGCTCTGATTTGAGAATATGATATGAATCCTcaagatgaaaagagaaaatagaacgGGTTCGTTTCAAAGATCGTTGTTGTCGTGATCTCTCAACTGACGATGTACGGAGGTAAGAAGAGACCTACAAAGACCATAGCGACAATAATTATCAATTTCTTCATCAGTCGCGTTTAAAGGTCTGCATTTTTTGCATACTGAGATATGGCCATCCTGAATCTGATTGGCCAAGCACAATGTCGTTCATGATAAAAATGTTCTCCCTTTGAATTTCTCTCACGCACAAGTCATATATTAGATCATGAACCTTACATGATCTAATTTTTGTTCCATGACTTTTCTTGAAGACGAGGACTAGACATCTATCGACAAGCTCTTGCAAACACTTCTCAGCCTCTCCTTCCAAATCATTTTCCAACTTCAGGAACCCCTCAGCCATCCATGATCTCATCAATTTCTTCGTTGGTATCTCACTGTCTTCTGGAAAAATTCCGAAATGCAGAAGACACGTTTTTAGGCCGCTGGTCAAGTGATTGTAACTCAACCCAAGCACACGTGAACATCGTTCATCAGGATCATTTGTGACAAATGACATGACATCTTTGGCAACACTTTCCCAATCTTCTCTTGTCCTTTTTGATTTGAAAAGTCCAGCAACCACGACAATAGTTAGTGGTAACCCGTGACATTTCTCTGCAATTTGCTTCCCAATAGTCTCCAAATCAGATGGTAATTCTTCTCTTCAAAATGCTACACTTTTGAAAAGACTCCAGCTCTCATCCGGGCCCATTAAATCCATCTGCAAAGAAAGATTCTTTGTACCAGCATCGCGGGCTACTTCAGTGTTACGGGTCGTCAATAATATTCCACTCCCCTTGTTTTCACTTGGAAAACATAGTCTCACGGCATCCCATGCTTCAGTTTTCCACATGTCATCCAATACAATTAAATATCTCTTACCTTTCAAACTCTTTTGCAGCATGTCTGCCAGCTCTGCCTCACTGCCCATGAAAACTATGTCAACCTTTGTTGAACGCAGAAGGCTCAACAAGATTCATTTTGTTGTTGAGAAATAGTAGCCCAGGCACAAATATCAAATGAGAACGAATGCACGCATCGTTGTAAACTTCGTTCGCTAAAGTTGTTTTACCAATGCCTCCCATCCCCACAATCGGGATGACTTTTGGTTCACCAGAGTAGCTTCTAGTAAGATCTTCTACCAACCGTTTCCTTTGATCATCACGTCCAATCATACTGTTCTCAACATTCAGAATATTTCTTGATGAGCTTGGAAACTCTTGAACCGTTGATTCCTTTGATGTTTGgttgaaccattgaaaaatattgaaCCACTGAAAAATCATGAAGCACTGAAAAATCTTGAACCATTGAAAATTCATCATGTTCCCTTTATCTTGAATCGTTGTTGAATCTTTCCAGATACGATCAATATCCTTTGCTGCTTGTTGCAGGCTATCAGAAAGCCTCTCTTGTGCCTTTTCTCTCAGATTTTCATCATCTGCCAATACCACTTCAGTTACTCTTAGTTGAATTGTGTGTTCAACAACATTTGCAACTTCTTTTATCTGCAATTCTAGGGGATCATACCTCTCCGCcgtaaaagtttttttttctcttattaaattAGGGGCAGACTTGTCCTTTCATCCCATGTAACTTTCCCAACCCGTTCTATAACCCTAAAGTCCGTCCTAAACTAGTAGAAATTTTCAAAATCCCTCATTTTCTTCCTCCCAAATATTCTTACAAGAAAAAACACATAGATTACAAGATTAAAGgctcaaaatcaatttttctaaacTTTTTTCGTACGGAGCAGTGttcggtaggtgtatacggaggttgtgcgacaacctcagaCATCACACCATCATTATCATTctcattgcatttcatacattATGCACTCTTTGTGAGAGTGCCTGCGTGTTTGATTTGATGTCTACCTATTCTGCGCTTCTCTTTCATACTTGTACATGGTATATGTATTATATTAGAACTGTCAGTGGAGACGGTGTGGGATATCATTTGGGATCTTTTCTGATTGCAGTGAcattctgtaacaccccgtaaaagtcgtgcatggattagcctttaatagagtgctcttagacttaaaaacttgaaaaattttctaagtgtaatgaggacttagagtcattttagctggcaatcttcggaATACAACTTTTCAACTTTCTCGACATCcgtttttatattttcaagttgcgttacaaTCGGGAAAGCTCATCGTACATCTCAGATAAGTTACGGAATTTTTCGGaacgcataaggctgcgtttggatttcaaaatagtagaaaaatgcatagcctattgcccagtttttAGCATTTCAGggtaaacttcaaatgatcataactctctaaatataatgaaatgggagagatgctcctatcaaatgaaagctatttgagtattctttccaatgcaactggtttcatccaaatctaacatctgagtaaggagttatacccgttttacttcagcctatcagcttgtcaactgagggacagtttcgactttgtttgttttcttaggggcattttagtcatttcacctcacccaaattttgtctataacaccagatttagccccccaattcatcaaaatataatccttttctcaaatttcctctcaagaacaccccttagggtttcaaacaaaaattccaaataactcaagattcaaccgtgggttttggaagataattggagatttggaatccccacatcgtaggcttcaaggatcatccctcaatttcttaaatagaggtatgtggggctaTCTCATAAATCACATggcttaaaattcatgttttcaaaatgggggttttgaaattacgaatatgattatgttttaaacgttttatggtattgatttggtctttaggcctatttccgaagtgatttgatatatgatatacgtatatgcatgtattttgaaaagatgtgaacttgagagcatgaattatacgAAATTcctcttttgatatgattttgtattaaatcctcatatgatgtgaaatgtttgaaatcatattgacaagcatgacatgaaatgttttgaacaTTGTTATGATTTGGGCATGATTTTTGACTTGTCatgagagggttgtttatgttgatatatggtgaatataatggttgcatgaaagaatgatatgatatttatggattgcaagtcgggtatgacgataccctacagaataagatatgtggTTTAATTAAATGgagttgaatgcattgattttatactagataggtggatgcccgaaaaaggcgtttgagtgtaagggctcatcactggaaaccgtgtttgccaacatgggaacttggtaccaggctaagtgatcttgtgtacctgactttatgtcattcccaaattgggactatggttaggagccctgctttgtgatcttgtgcactaccatactttattgggtcgagacaccctgctgtgtgatcttgtgtgtctttccctcacttatactctaatctcggcggtaaccgaggtttgacagttggtgtaaatgtgatatgtagggcattccacctagctcagctgcattacattgttgttgaaaaattattatattttgcccatgtgttttcaaatgattggatatgaaactgctttataatggctctcacctatattttgcaaaaaaattatatttttgtttttatttctctgcgtaccagtacttttgtattgacccccttccctcccagattcagaggcacagtctaggggtccagataatcaGTAGGTTCTCAGGCAGaattgcagagtcacttggtgagccttctatattccagaaggcctgatTGTttggcagtttcatttatcatttagtagttttgggtctactgggggccttgtcctagttttcagatagttattgtTTCATTcatttagtagagattttgcagacggttttTCAGATGATGGCGATTTTGGGGCATTATTCCCCGTTAttgatttcatatgattcttgaccatgttttcatattattgtttatcttccacatttcttttatcatatgatttatgttcatgattaccagacagataggggtgtttcgggccttcatggttcggaatgctcttCAATCATACAACTGTTCGCCTAGTTCTTGCCATCGCTGTTCAATATAATTGGCGTCTATATCAACTTGATGTAAATAATGCATTTTTACAAGGTCGTTTAGAGGAACTAGTTTATATGAGACAACCTCCTGGC from Capsicum annuum cultivar UCD-10X-F1 unplaced genomic scaffold, UCD10Xv1.1 ctg81839, whole genome shotgun sequence includes the following:
- the LOC107852562 gene encoding LOW QUALITY PROTEIN: putative late blight resistance protein homolog R1A-3 (The sequence of the model RefSeq protein was modified relative to this genomic sequence to represent the inferred CDS: inserted 2 bases in 2 codons); amino-acid sequence: MAHASVASLMRTIESLLTFNSPMQSLTCDHREDFSDLHEKISSLEVVVKNLEKNNVSGEMTDFEVEVKEVANIVEHTIQLRVTEVVLASDENLREKAHERLSDSLQQVAEDIDCIWKESTKIQDKGKQVSKESLVHDFSSSTDDILNVNNNMVGRDDQMKRLLEDLTTCYSGEPKVIPIVGMGGIGKTTLAKEVYNHGSILCRFDVRAWATVSQQHNIKEILLSLLQSTIKMDDTAKMKGEAELADMLQKSLKRKRYLIVLDDIWSCEVWDGMRRCFPTEDNAGNRILLTTRNDEVACYAGVKNLSLRMSFMDQDESWSLFKTAAFSNEALPYEFETVGKQIADECHGLPLTIVVVAGLLKSKRAIDDWRSVAKDVKSFVTNDPDERCSHVLGLSYDHLTSDLKTCLLHFGIFPEDSEIPVKNLMRSWMAEGFLKLENDLEGEAEKCLQELVDRCLVLVCKKSLDGTKIRSCKVHDLIYDLCVREIQRENIFIMNNIVLDYSDSECRFASMQKIQPFKRVTDGKIVYCPYGVCRAILTPVHRQLRDYDNNDLLRRTHSIISFHRKDSFFSPVLKLDLIHFKLLKVLELKQXEIDNFPIQILSLIWLRYLSLCCRENLDIPPEICRLWNLQTLIVKGNLRSYVGIKCPVQIWGLMQLRHLKLPRFYLPDCPSGSVDKRRHLDFSNLQTISYLSSGCCTNEVILGIQNVKKLGIRQDVTDYGCYRDSGPLNNLIHLHQLETLSFTCCYSETFPATLKKMKLERTYISWLYLDIIAKLPNLEVLKLMGGACRGKEWYPNVRGFTQLKLLLIEYSFLKYWKATNDNFPALERLVLKECSYLEEIPIEFAEIPTLQLIELTRCLSELGKSAARIQQEQEDLGNNPXDVRISRPFQNGHLNMFLSSLVTLVKLLNNHLFDILSSFLVKTAQGTLESMELVVTSNSPVQSPISEHSEELLALHEKV